A stretch of Pseudophryne corroboree isolate aPseCor3 chromosome 9, aPseCor3.hap2, whole genome shotgun sequence DNA encodes these proteins:
- the TRNT1 gene encoding CCA tRNA nucleotidyltransferase 1, mitochondrial, translating to MLGRLLTHCRRLSTMRLETPEFKALFTEGLQTLAGLFAKEKYELRIAGGAVRDLLVGKQPHDVDFATTATPEEMKDLFLRAGIRLINNKGEKHGTVTARINDQNFEITTLRVDLQTDGRHAEVEFTTNWEQDAERRDLTINSMFLGFDGTLYDYFNGYGDLNNRCIRFVGDPAKRIQEDYLRILRYLRFYGKVTEKPGDHSASTLDAIRENAPGLRGISGERIWVELKKILEGNHVNHLIQLMYELGVAPHTGLPGDGNLTEFARVCSHAEHLSPKPMTLLTALFSHPDAVHKLDLRLKISREEKGLGLFLLKERKELTVDHTDRTPLKPYQDYVSDSREPDAHRRVCELLKYQGEERLLREMESWSLPRFPVSGHDLRRMGICSGKEIGRVLQELRDRWKESGYKTDKEELLNSVQGKDP from the exons ATGCTGGGCCGGCTCCTCACACACTGCAGACGCCTGTCCACCATGAGGCTGGAGACTCCCGAGTTCAAGGCGCTCTTCACTGAGGGCTTACAGACGCTGGCAG GCCTGTTTGCCAAGGAAAAGTATGAACTGCGAATCGCCGGGGGAGCCGTGCGGGATCTGCTGGTCGGAAAGCAGCCACATGACGTGGATTTCGCAACGACCGCCACTCCTGAGGAAATGAAAGATCTGTTCCTCCGCGCCGGAATCCGGCTCATTAATAATAAAGGCGAGAAACACGGGACAGTAACCGCAAGG aTTAACGATCAGAACTTTGAAATCACTACGCTGAGGGTGGACTTGCAGACAGACGGGCGACACGCAGAGGTCGAATTCACCACCAACTGGGAGCAGGACGCAGAGAGGAGAGACCTCACCATTAACTCCATGTTTCTGG GATTTGATGGGACACTCTACGATTATTTCAATGGCTATGGGGACTTGAATAACCGCTGTATTCGATTTGTGGGCGACCCAGCGAAACGCATCCAGGAGGATTATCTGCGAATCCTGCGCTACCTCAG GTTTTATGGAAAGGTTACGGAGAAGCCTGGAGATCACAGCGCTTCCACGCTGGACGCGATACGAGAGAATGCGCCTGGACTGAGAGGGATCTCGGGGGAAAGAATCTGGGTGGAGCTGAAGAAGATTCTGGAGGGAAACCACGTCAATCATCTTATCCAGCTGATGTACGAGCTGGGAGTCGCTCCTCATACCG GATTACCAGGGGATGGAAACCTAACGGAGTTTGCCCGCGTTTGCTCTCATGCTGAGCACTTGTCGCCCAAACCTATGACCCTTCTGACTGCGCTATTCTCACATCCGGACGCCGTTCACAAGCTGGACTTAAGGCTGAAGATCTCTAGAGAAGAGAAGGGCCTGGGCTTGTTTTTGCTGAAAGAACGGAAGGAGCTGACTGTAGACCATACAGACAGGACGCCTCTGAAGCCGTACCAGGACTACGTGAGCGAT TCCCGGGAGCCAGACGCTCACAGAAGGGTATGCGAACTGCTGAAATACCAGGGTGAAGAGCGACTCCTGAGAGAGATGGAAAGCTGGAGCCTGCCACGGTTTCCAGTCAGTGGGCATGACCTGCGGCGTATGGGCATCTGCTCGGGCAAGGAGATCGGGAGAGTCCTTCAGGAGCTCCGGGATCGCTGGAAGGAAAGCGGGTACAAGACTGACAAAGAGGAACTTCTGAATAGTGTACAGGGGAAAGATCCCTAA